In the Nicotiana tabacum cultivar K326 chromosome 16, ASM71507v2, whole genome shotgun sequence genome, one interval contains:
- the LOC107816727 gene encoding telomere repeat-binding protein 4: MSSKKRLNYGFSGYQFPVIPKAPRSVRRRHSHNNLDNNQICAFELLAAVAGELLQESESSACSNAAEGKDELADCRVGVKCEQLKEDKAVKSECFSQGSCVESTYIPEPAVLEQNLKHSLDKPNHVENNIFHKHNCSIMNSDFSQKDWSCAKLENCKKVDRGGKFHTEVEGRSSNLENACNKKIETVTQKQLDDDRKQTDDLTVANSCSVKGPIVEHVNNNAAINSDNSVQFPLYRAVPKPSFGKQRNNVKLGIRDDDENSFRSYSHSSKIRAFRKTSRIGYRRIKRILTSRHWKIAPQLKDCERSCFNNRVKSFYQNRKRICALERCRVEIPSKRRKMSHYNSAVAYDQQASSERKSNSPEKGIKRDIIPHRGSGASASAKNHQKKDPCVKFSIKSFNIPELFIEVPETETVGSLKRSVMEAVRSILGNGLRVGVVLEGKKVRDDNRTLQQAGVSQKGNLDTLGFTLEPSFYPVSPSLLSKDPPASSPCVADHELTRRPPSPILELEFPSASSDPSKTKLDKHDEDYHELAQSPTNPIDPTSDVAIPDSRAVVIIPHLNAEALAVVPGSPKNSRSELSQRRTRRPFSVAEVEALVEAVEQLGTGRWRDVKIRAFEYADHRTYVDVKDKWKTLVHTASITPQQRRGEPVPQELLDRVLAAHAYWSQQHAKQHAEALKMADSQVQNVGA, from the exons ATGTCgtcgaagaagaggctgaactaTGGTTTCAGTGGCTATCAGTTTCCTGTTATACCAAAAGCTCCTAGATCAGTTAGA AGGAGACACTCGCATAATAATTTGGACAATAATCAAATTTGTGCATTTGAATTATTGGCGGCTGTTGCTGGCGAACTTTTACAGGAGAGCGAAAGCTCTGCTTGTAGTAATGCGGCGGAAGGAAAAGATGAGCTTGCTGATTGCAGGGTCGGTGTTAAATGTGAGCAACTTAAAGAAGATAAAGCTGTGAAATCGGAGTGCTTCAGCCAGGGGAGTTGTGTAGAAAGCACTTATATACCAGAACCTGCAGTGCTAGAGCAGAATCTCAAGCATAGTTTGGATAAACCTAATCATGTAGAgaataatattttccacaaacACAACTGTAGTATTATGAATTCTGATTTTTCACAAAAAGACTGGTCTTGCGCAAAGTTGGAAAATTGCAAGAAGGTCGATAGGGGTGGAAAGTTCCACACTGAAGTAGAAGGCAGATCCTCTAATCTTGAGAATGCATgtaataagaaaattgagacagtTACTCAAAAACAGTTAGATGATGACAGAAAGCAAACTGATGACTTAACTGTGGCTAACTCTTGCAGTGTGAAGGGTCCAATTGTGGAACATGTGAATAATAATGCTGCAATTAACTCAGACAACAGTGTACAGTTTCCCTTGTACAGGGCGGTTCCTAAGCCTTCTTTTGGAAAACAAAGGAACAATGTAAAGTTAGGTATTAGAGATGATGACGAAAATTCTTTTCGGTCTTATAGCCACAGCAGTAAGATAAGGGCCTTCAGGAAAACATCACGTATTGGATACAGAAGAATAAAAAGGATTTTGACATCTAGACACTGGAAGATAGCTCCTCAGCTGAAGGACTGCGAACGGTCATGCTTCA ATAATAGAGTGAAGTCCTTTTATCAAAACAGGAAAAGAATATGTGCACTGGAAAGATGCCGAGTTGAAATTCCTTCAAAGAGAAGGAAAATGTCTCACTATAACTCTGCTGTTGCTTATGACCAGCAGGCCAGTAGTGAAAGAAAATCAAACTCACCTGAAAAGGGAATCAAGAGAGATATTATCCCACATAGAG GATCAGGGGCTTCAGCTTCAGCTAAAAATCATCAAAAAAAGGATCCTTGTG TAAAATTTAGCATCAAGTCCTTCAACATTCCTGAGCTTTTCATCGAGGTCCCTGAAACTGAAACTGTTGGTTCGCTGAAG AGGTCAGTAATGGAGGCAGTAAGATCTATACTGGGAAATGGATTACGGGTGGGGGTGGTTCTCGAGGGGAAGAAGGTCAGAGATGACAATAGAACTCTACAGCAGGCTGGTGTCTCTCAAAAGGGCAACCTCGATACTTTGGGTTTTACGTTGGAGCCAAGTTTTTACCCAGTTTCTCCATCATTGCTTTCTAAAGATCCTCCTGCTTCATCACCATGTGTTGCTGATCATGAATTAACTAG GCGTCCGCCTAGTCCTATCTTGGAATTAGAGTTTCCAAGTGCTTCGTCAGATCCTTCAAAGACTAAGTTGGACAAGCATGACGAAGATTACCATGAACTGGCGCAATCACCTACAAATCCTATTGATCCAACAAGTGATGTAGCTATTCCTGATTCTAGAGCCGTGGTCATAATACCTCATCTGAATGCTGAGGCACTTGCTGTGGTTCCTGGGAGCCCGAAGAACAGTCGTTCTGAACTTTCACAGCGTAGAACAAGGAGACCATTCTCAGTTGCGGAAGTCGAAGCTCTAGTTGAAGCTGTTGAGCAGCTTGGAACTGGAAG GTGGCGTGATGTCAAAATCAGAGCTTTTGAGTATGCTGATCATCGAACTTATGTTGATGTTAAG GATAAATGGAAGACATTAGTCCATACAGCAAGCATTACACCACAACAGAGAAGGGGAGAGCCAGTGCCACAGGAGCTTCTGGACAGGGTCTTAGCTGCCCATGCCTACTGGTCTCAGCAACATGCGAAGCAACATGCCGAAGCTCTAAAAATGGCGGATTCTCAGGTGCAGAACGTTGGGGCGTAG